The genomic segment TGCCAAAAATACCTTGATGGCCATATCACCGTTTCTAGCGATGAAATCTGTGCCGCCGTCAAAGATATTTTTGAAGACACTCGTGCGATTGCTGAACCATCAGGTGCATTAGCATTAGCAGGTTTGAAAAAATTTGCTGATAAAAACCAACTTAATAATAAACAACTTGGTGCAGTACTTTCTGGTGCAAACACTAACTTCCATGGCTTACGCTACGTTTCTGAACGTTGTGAACTTGGTGAGAAAAGAGAAGGTTTATTAGCTGTCACGATCCCTGAACGTCAAGGGGCATTCTTCGAGTTCTGTAACCTTATTGGAGGGCGAGCTGTTACTGAGTTTAACTATCGCTATAACGATGACAAACTAGCCAATATTTTTGTCGGGGTACGCCTACAGGAAGGGCAAGAAGAGCTTGACGGTATTATCAACGACTTACAGAAAGGTGATTATCCAGTCGTTGACCTTTCTGATAATGAAATGGCTAAACTCCATATTCGTTATATGATTGGAGGAAAACCCTTTAAACCATTGAAAGAGCGTTTATATAGCTTCGAATTTCCTGAGTACCCTGGTGCATTAGTTAAATTTCTAAGCACTTTAGGCACTCATTGGAACATTAGTTTATTCAATTATCGTAACCATGGTGCCGATTATGGTCGAGTGTTATGTGGTTTTGAATTGGATGATTCTGATCTTGTTGATTTCTCAAAACATCTTGCAGAATTAGGCTATCAATGGACTGACGAAACAACAAATCCTGCCTATCAATTCTTTTTATCTTGAACACACATAGTATCAAGTAAGGCTAATTCATTTTTAGCCTTATTTTCATTCAATTTTAAAATTATGCTATACAATCGGTTAAAAAGTGCTATTATTTTGTCTGGCCTGTAAACAGACCTATTTATCTGTAATATTATGATTTTGAAACCTTCGTTATACTGCTTTACCAGTTATGCTTGAAGCTTTTTATACATATGTTTTACCTCAATAAATAATTCTTTATGGCTACAACTTCGCATTATGCGAATTATTTAATTAAAAAAATTAGGATATATTATGTCTAAAACAACTGGTATCGTTAAGTGGTTTAACGAAGAGAAAGGTTTCGGTTTCATTACTCAAGATAACGGCGGTGCTGACGTATTCGTTCACTTCCGTGCTATCGCAACTGAAGGTTTTAAAACTCTGAAAGAAGGCCAAGCGGTAACTTTCACAGTTGAACAAGGTCAAAAAGGCCCACAAGCTGCAGACGTTACTCCAGCTTAATTCGAATTTTCGAATAAAATTTTTAAATGCTGACCTCGGTCGGCATTTTTTTTATCTGTCATTTAATTGGTATTAGATTTCAGATATAAAAAAAGAAGCGATAATCGCTTCTTTTTTTTATGACTAAATACCGATAAAATAGGTATAAGTATTTATATATTAACTATTTTTTGTTGGACGTTGCCAATTAGCAATACGACGATCTTTAGCTCGACTAATGTAAAGTTCATTTTCAGCCACATCTTTAGTTACTGTAGAACCAGCTCCTACAGTCGCGCCATTCGCTATAGTAACTGGAGCAATAAGCTGACAATCAGAGCCAACAAACACATCATCACCAATTACTGTCTTAAACTTATTTGCACCATCGTAATTACACGTAATTACACCTGCACCAACATTTACACGCTTACCAATCTCAGCATCACCAAGATACGTTAAATGGTTTGCTTTAGAACCCTCACCTAGACGAACATTCTTCACTTCAACAAAGTTACCAACATGCGCATCATTACACAGCTCTGCACCTGGACGTAGACGAGTAAATGGACCAACCGTACACTCTTCACCAACCGTAGCGCCTTCAATAACGCTATATGGACGAATAATCGTATTGTCATCAATTTCACAATCTTTAAGAACACAACCCGCACCAATCATTACGTTATCACCAAGAGTTACATTACCCTCAATAATCACATTTACGTCGATTTCAATATCCATACCGCACTGTAATGATCCTCTAAGATCGAAGCGGTTCGGATCTCGAAGCATGACTCCTTGTTCTAATAACTTTGTTGCTTGAGCAAATTGATAAGCTCTTTCTAAACGAGCAAGCTGGGCACGATCATTAACTCCTTCAACTTCAATAGGGCTTACAGGGTGAACCGCTTCTACTGCGCGACCTTCACTGTGTGCTGCTGCAATGATATCTGTTAAATAGTATTCACCTTGAGCATTTTCATTCTTAAGAGCAGATAACCAACGCTTTAAATCGCCGCCTGTAGCAACCATTACACCAGTGTTAATTTCTTTAATAAGCTTTTGCTCTTCCGTTGCATCTTTCTGCTCTACAATTGCAATTACAGGGCCATTACGACGAATAATACGGCCATAACCCATAGGGTTATCTAGCACAACAGTTAATAATGCAATACCACCTGTTGGCTGAGCATCTAATAGATTTTCTACTGTTTCAGCACTGATCAAAGGTACGTCCCCATAAAGGACTAAAACTTTCTCATCATCAGCAAATTCTGGTGCAGCTTGGTTAACCGCATGACCGGTACCTAATTGCTTTTCTTGAAGAACCCAATGAACATTCTCTTGAGACAGCTCAGCCTGCATTTGATCACCACCATGGCCATAAACCAGGTGGATATTTTGAGCACCAAGTCCCTCACACGTATCGATCACATGTTTAGCCATTGGCTTACCAGCTAAAGTGTGAAGTACTTTAGGTTTGTTTGAGTACATACGAGTGCCTTTACCCGCCGCCAAAATTACTGCACTAAAGTTCATAAAAAGCCTATTTCATTTATACGCTAGTTTAACTTACTAGCTTTATTGAATAATTAAATACTAAATCCATTATCAACTTATATCATTTATCTAATGAACAGTTGCTAATGGGATGAATATTTGGATTGATATTATATGCTAAAAATCATTTAAGTAGGTAAGAAACACATCAAAGTTGTAAGCCTTTAAAAAGAAAAGGCGACCTAAATAGGTCGCCTTCTTTCTAATGGTGCTTGATTAACGCGAACGTTTTGTCAGCTCGATAACTCGAAGCTGTGCGATCGCTTTAGCCAAATCACTGGCCGCTTGAGCGAAGTTAATGTCGCCATGCTGATTCTTAATATTTTCCTCAGCCTTGCGTTTAGCTTCTTCTGCCTTAGCTGCGTCTAGGTCTTCACCACGGATTCCGGTATCTGCCAAAACAGTTGCCGAACCAGGTTGAACCTCAACCATGCCACCAGAGACATAAATGTACTCTTCGTGACCGTGTTGTTTAACAATACGCACCATACCAGGCGTGATAGCGGTCAGCAGCGGTGCGTGACCATGGAAAATACCAAGTTCACCTTCGCTTCCGCTCACCTGCATCGTTTCAACAAGTCCTGAGAATAATTTTTTCTCAGCACTTACAACGTCCAGGTGAAAGGTCATTGCTGCCATATCGCCTCCTAATCAGCCTTATAGCTTCTTCGCATTCTCAAGCGCTTCTTCAATCTTACCGCAGTACATGAAGGCTTGCTCAGGAACGTCATCGTAATCACCAGCTAATAACCCTTTAAAGCCAGCTAATGTGTCTTTAAGTGGTACGTAAATACCTGGGTCGCCTGTGAATACTTCCGCTACGTGATAAGGTTGAGTTAAGAACTTCTCAATCTTACGGGCACGAGATACAACTTGCTTATCTTCTTCAGATAGCTCGTCCATACCTAGGATAGCAATGATGTCTTTTAGCTCTTTATAACGCTGTAATGTAGATTGTACATTACGTGCGATATCATAGTGCTCTTGACCAACAACAAGTGGATCAAGTTGACGAGATGTTGAATCTAACGGGTCAATCGCAGGGTATAAACCCATTGATGCGATATTACGGTTAAGTACAACTGTCGCATCTAAGTGAGCAAACGTTGTTGCTGGAGATGGATCCGTTAAGTCATCCGCAGGTACATATACCGCTTGAACTGAAGTGATAGAACCACTACGAGTTGAAGTGATACGTTCCTGAAGAACACCCATCTCTTCAGCTAGTGTAGGTTGGTAACCTACTGCTGATGGCATACGACCTAGTAGAGCTGATACTTCAGTTCCCGCTAGCGTATAACGATAGATGTTATCAATGAATAGTAAAACGTCACGACCTTCGTCACGGAAACGCTCTGCCATTGTTAGACCAGTCAAAGCAACACGTAAACGGTTACCTGGTGGCTCATTCATTTGACCGTAAACCATCGCTACTTTTGATTCTTCAGGTTTTTCGATGTTTACAACACCAGCTTCCTGCATTTCAAAGTAGAAATCATTACCTTCACGAGTACGCTCACCTACACCTGCAAACACAGATAGGCCAGAGTGTTGTAGTGCGATGTTGTTGATAAGTTCCATCATGTTGACAGTCTTACCTACACCAGCACCACCGAATAGACCGATTTTACCACCCTTAGCGAATGGACAAATTAAGTCGATTACTTTAACACCCGTTTCTAGAAGTTCAGTCGAGTTAGACTGCTCTTCATAGCTAGGTGCTTCGCGGTGAATTGAATAATGCTCTTCAGCACCAATCTCGCCACACTCATCAATCGCGTCCCCAAGAACGTTCATGATACGACCTAAGGTTTTAGTACCTACTGGAACAGTAATTGGTGCACCAGTATTTTCTACTGTTAAACCACGACGTAAACCATCTGAGCTACCCATAACGATTGCGCGTACAACGCCACCGCCGATTTGTTGTTGAACTTCAAGAACAAGACGTTCTTTTGCTTCAATAACATTCAAAGCATCGTATACGCGAGGTACACTACCTTGTGGGAACTCTACATCAACTACCGCACCGATGATCTGTACGATCTTACCTGTAGTCATCGTTAATCCTCTAAACTGTTTAAATACCTATGCTTAAACCGCTGATGCGCCTGAAACAATTTCAGAAAGCTCTTGTGTAATCGCCGTTTGACGGGCTTTGTTATACACAAGTTGCAGTTCATCAATAATGTCACCAGCGTTATCAGTTGCCGCTTTCATCGCAATCATTCGCGCTACGTGTTCGCAGGCTAAATTCTCAACCACACCTTGATACACTTGTGATTCAACGTATCGAATCAATAAAGCATCTAGTAATGGTTTAGGCTCAGGCTCATAAATATAGTCCCAAGAATGAGTGCGTTTCATTGCTTCATCTTCAGATTTAGGCAAAGGAAGTAATTGGTCAATTGTTGGCTCTTGTACCATTGTATTAATGAACTTATTGCTCACTACATACAGGCGATCCAACTGGCCTTCATCATATTTCTTAAGCATCACACCAACAGTACCGATCAATTCTTCTAAGCTAGGTTTATCACCTAGACCAGAGTTTTGAGCAATAACGTTACCGCCATAGCTATTAAAGAATGCTGTTGCTTTAGAGCCGATAACGGCTAAATCAATTTCAACACCATCTTCTGACCATGTTTTCATTTCTGCCATGACCTTTTTAAACAAGTTAATGTTTAAGCCACCACACAAACCACGATCACTAGAAATAATAATGTAACCAACGCGCTTAGCTTCGCGCTCCTCAAGGTATGGATGATGATACTCAAGGCTACCAAGCGCTAAATGACCGATTACTTTACGTATTGTCTCAGCATATGGACGAGACGCTGCCATCGACTCTTGCGAGCGACGCATTTTAGAAGCGGCTACCATTTCCATTGCTTTCGTGATCTTTTGAGTGCTTTTTACACTCCCGATCTTGTTACGAATTTCTTTCGCACCGGCCATCGTTACTCTCCGTTTTCGGGTGACCCATTACAGGCCACCAACGAATTACCAGGTCTGGGTTGCTTTAAAGTCTTCAACCAGTTTAACAAACTGAGCTTCAACTTCTTTGTTCCAAGCACCCGATGAGTCGATCTCTGTTGCTAGATCGGCAAATTGACCACGAGCATACGACAGCAATGCTTCTTCGAAATCAGCAAGCTTAGAAAGCTCAACATCATTCAAATAACCTTTCTCAGCTGTAAAGATAACTAGAGCTTGATCAAAAACAGACATTGGAGCGTACTGCTTTTGTTTCATTAACTCAGTTACTTTCTCACCATGATCAAGTTGCTTTTTAGTCGCGTCATCAAGATCAGATGAGAACTGAGCAAACGCTGCTAGTTCACGATACTGTGCAAGAGCAGTACGAATACCACCAGACAGTTTCTTAATGATCTTAGTTTGCGCAGCACCACCTACACGAGATACAGAGATACCTGGATCTACCGCAGGACGAACACCAGCGGTGAACAGTTCTGTTTGTAGGAAGATCTGACCATCGGTAATCGAGATTACGTTGGTTGGTACGAATGCAGATACGTCACCAGCTTGAGTTTCGATGATAGGTAGAGCAGTTAAAGAACCTGTTTTACCTTTCACTTCACCATTAGTGAAATTCTCAACATACGCTTCGCTTACACGAGCAGCACGCTCTAGTAGACGGGAGTGTAAGTAGAAAACATCGCCAGGATACGCTTCACGACCCGGTGGACGTTTCAGTAGTAGAGAAATCTGACGATAAGCTACAGCTTGCTTAGATAGATCATCATAAACAATCAGAGCATCTTCACCGCGGTCACGGAAGTATTCACCCATCGCACAACCTGAATACGGTGCAAGATATTGCAGCGCAGCAGATTCAGAAGCAGAAGCAACAACAACAATAGTATTAGCTAATGCGCCGTGCTCTTCTAGTTTGCGAACTACGTTAGCAATTGTTGATGCCTTTTGGCCAATCGCAACGTAAACAGAGAAAATACCAGAATTTTTCTGATTAATGATCGCATCAATCGCCATAGCTGTTTTACCAGTCTGACGGTCACCGATGATTAGCTCACGCTGACCACGGCCGATTGGGATCATTGAGTCAACTGACTTATAGCCAGTCTGTACAGGTTGGTCTACTGATTTACGATCGATTACACCAGGTGCAATCACTTCTACTGGAGAAGTCAATTTCGCATCAATAGGGCCTTTACCATCAATTGGCTCACCAAGTGTGTTTACAACACGACCTAGCATTTCAGGGCCTACTGGTACTTCAAGGATACGACCAGTACCTGTTACTTTCATGCCTTCCTGTAGGTTAGCATATGGGCCCATTACAACAGCACCAACTGAGTCACGCTCAAGGTTAAGTGCTAGCGCGTAACGGCCACCCGGTAATTCAATCATTTCACCTTGCATAACGTCTGCAAGGCCGTGGATACGAATGATACCGTCGCTTACCGAAACGATTGTACCTTCGTTGCGAGCTTCACTTACAACGTTGAATTTTTCAATACGTTGTTTGATTAGATCGCTAATTTCCGTGGAATTAAGTTGCATGCTCCATTCCCCATCAAGACTGCAATGTTTCACTCAGGCGGTTCAAACGACCACGTGCTGAGTTATCAATGACTAGGTCTCCGGCTCGAATTATGACCCCAGCTAGTAGGGCCTCATCTACGCTACAATTCAGCTTCACTTTACGCTCTAAACGAGCTTCAAGTTTGGCACTAATGTCAGCTTTTTGCTGTTCTGTCAGCTCAACTGCTGAAATAACTTCAGCATCAATCATTTTTTCAAACTCATGTTTTAAAAAGATATATTGATCTAACACATCAGGTAGAACCTTCAAACGGCCGTTTTCAGCCATTACATGAATCAGGTTCTGTCCAAACTCGTTCAATTGTTCACCACAAATTGAAATAAAGATTTCTGACAGTTTTTCTGGTGCAACAGCACCATCAAGTAACTGAGCAACGTCTTCATTTCTTGCGACTTCTGAACAAAAAGTTAGCATTTGAACCCATTGGTCCAATTCGTTCTTTTCGACCGCAAAGTCAAAAGCTGCTTTCGCGTAGGGGCGTGCGATCGTTGTCATTGTCGACATATCTTGGCCCCTTTTACTTACAATTTCGCAGTGATGTTATCAAGAATATCTTTCTGCGCTTCTACATCAATAGAACGCTCCAAGATTTTCTCGGCACCAATCACAGCCAGAGTTGCAACTTGTTTACGCAGTTCATCGCTAGCGCGTTTGCGTTCAGATTCAAGTTCAGCTTCACCTTGTGTAAGAATCTTCTGACGTTCTGTCAGAGCTTCTTCACGAGCTTCGTCTAAAATTTGACCTTTACGCTTATTCGCTTGTTCGATGATCTCAGTTGCAGCGCGCTTTGCTTCTTTCAGTTGATCAGAAGCATTGGCTTGTGCCAAATTAAGGTCTTTAGCTGCGCGTTCAGCGGCAGATAAACCGTCAGCAATTAACTTCTGACGTGCCTCGATCGCTTCCATGATTGGTGGCCATACATATTTCATGCAGAACCAAACAAACATAGCAAAAGCGATTGCTTGACCAAGCAGAGTTGCGTTCATATTCACAACAGCTACCCCTCGTTAAGAATCAGCTACAAAAATTCAATTAGCAAAAGGCTAAATTAGCCTGCTAGTTGACCAACAAATGGGTTAGCAAATGTGAATAGTAGCGCGATTACGATACCGATCATTGGAACCGCATCCAATAGACCAGCGATGATGAACATCTTAACTTGTAGCATTGGAGCCATTTCAGGTTGACGAGCTGCGCCTTCCAGAAACTTACCACCAAGAATAGCAAAACCAATTGCTGTACCTACAGCACAAAGACCAACAATAATAGCTACTGCGATAGCTGAAAAACTAAGAACGGTTTCCATTTATATTCTCCAATTGAATAGATAGAGTTGTATTAAAAATTTAAATTAATGATCGCCATCTTCATGAGCCATTGACATATAAACTATCGTCAACATCATGAAAACAAATGCTTGGATTAAGATAACCAAAATATGGAAAATAGCCCAAGGTAACGCACCGACCCATTGTAAATACCAAGGTAACATTGCAGCGATTAGGATAAATACCACTTCACCAGCAAACATGTTACCAAATAAACGCATACCTAGAGAAAGAGGTTTAGCTAATAGCGAAACAACTTCAATAAGTAGGTTAAATGGAATCATAATCCAGTGATTAAATGGGTGTAATGCTAATTCTTTTGCAAAACCACCTAGGCCTTTTACTTTAATGCTGTAGTAAATCATTAAAGCAAACACACCAAGAGCCATTGCCATAGTAATGTTTACATCAGCAGTAGGAACCACCTTAAGATAAGGGATACCTAGCCAATGTTCAGCAGGGTAAGGTAAGAAGTCAATTGGAACTAAATCCATGACATTCATAATTATTACCCAACAAAATATGGTTAAAGCTAGTGGAGCAACCAAAGGGTTTCTGCCGTGGAAAGTATCTTTTACGTTACCATCAACGAATTCAACCACCATTTCGACGAAACACTGTAATTTACCTGGTACTCCAGTCGTTGATTTCTTAGCTACAGAACGAAATACCCAAAGGAATAACACACCTGTTAGCACAGAAAAAAACAAACTGTCTATATGCACATTCCAAAAACTTAATTCATCAACAATACCTAATTTCCCTAACGAGAGATTTTGCAGGTGATGATTAATATATTCAGTAGGCGTTGACGCAGACATAACTTTTCCTATTTCCTGTTGTTAATAAAGAAAACTGGTGCAAAGATATTACTACCCAGTACCAGCAAATAGGTTAGTTTGAGGGGAACAAGTTCCACCTCTGTATACACGTAAACAATAGAAAATAAAACAATTGTTATAAGAATTTTAAGCACTTCACCCAGATAGAAAAAAGCAGCAACCATTTTAGCGGCTCTTGCCCCACTGAACATAAATGCACATTTTGAAAACACTGAATTAGCGATAATAAAAATACTACCACCAACTAATGCTGACATTCCCCAACTAGCACTAACGGCTATGCTCATCCCTATTGTCATAACTGTAGTGACACTTAGCTGAATCAATAACAATCGCTTTGCAAGCAAACGCCCTGGTTTAGCAAGCGTAACTACCATGTATTCTTCCTTAAAGCATCTTTGCCTTGACATAAATCAACACAAGGCGAAGATTTTGCAAAAATTATACGTTGCACCCATATGAATGCAATCAAATAGCATTAAAAAGTTACATTTATGAGAACAAAGCAGTAACTTTTACGACGTAAAATATGATTTTACTTTGAAACACTGTTTTATATCACACTTCGCTTTCTAGCTTTGCGATCAGTTGTTCTAATTTGTGAGCCTCGTCAAAGCTAATTGTTAACTTCCCTTTGCCGAATGAATTTCGGCTAATCACAACCTTAGAACCTAATGTTAAAGATAACTTATCTGACATTGCTGTCATTTCAGGATCTTCCTTAACAGATATACTCTCTTTTTCTGGTGAAAGTAATGCTTTTACGTGCTGCTCTGTTTGGCGAACTGTCAACTTCTTCTTAATAACAAGGTTAGCAAGTTCAATCTGTGGATCTTTTTCTAATGCCAAAAGCGCGCGAGCATGGCCCATCTCTAGAGATTTACTTTCAACCAGAGCTTTAACTTCACTAGATAACGCATTTAAGCGCAATAAGTTAGTAACGGTTGTACGAGACTTACCAATAACATCTGATATTTGCTG from the Aliivibrio wodanis genome contains:
- the atpD gene encoding ATP synthase beta chain — encoded protein: MTTGKIVQIIGAVVDVEFPQGSVPRVYDALNVIEAKERLVLEVQQQIGGGVVRAIVMGSSDGLRRGLTVENTGAPITVPVGTKTLGRIMNVLGDAIDECGEIGAEEHYSIHREAPSYEEQSNSTELLETGVKVIDLICPFAKGGKIGLFGGAGVGKTVNMMELINNIALQHSGLSVFAGVGERTREGNDFYFEMQEAGVVNIEKPEESKVAMVYGQMNEPPGNRLRVALTGLTMAERFRDEGRDVLLFIDNIYRYTLAGTEVSALLGRMPSAVGYQPTLAEEMGVLQERITSTRSGSITSVQAVYVPADDLTDPSPATTFAHLDATVVLNRNIASMGLYPAIDPLDSTSRQLDPLVVGQEHYDIARNVQSTLQRYKELKDIIAILGMDELSEEDKQVVSRARKIEKFLTQPYHVAEVFTGDPGIYVPLKDTLAGFKGLLAGDYDDVPEQAFMYCGKIEEALENAKKL
- the atpC gene encoding ATP synthase epsilon subunit; translation: MAAMTFHLDVVSAEKKLFSGLVETMQVSGSEGELGIFHGHAPLLTAITPGMVRIVKQHGHEEYIYVSGGMVEVQPGSATVLADTGIRGEDLDAAKAEEAKRKAEENIKNQHGDINFAQAASDLAKAIAQLRVIELTKRSR
- the atpF gene encoding ATP synthase B chain, translated to MNATLLGQAIAFAMFVWFCMKYVWPPIMEAIEARQKLIADGLSAAERAAKDLNLAQANASDQLKEAKRAATEIIEQANKRKGQILDEAREEALTERQKILTQGEAELESERKRASDELRKQVATLAVIGAEKILERSIDVEAQKDILDNITAKL
- the atpB gene encoding ATP synthase A chain — translated: MSASTPTEYINHHLQNLSLGKLGIVDELSFWNVHIDSLFFSVLTGVLFLWVFRSVAKKSTTGVPGKLQCFVEMVVEFVDGNVKDTFHGRNPLVAPLALTIFCWVIIMNVMDLVPIDFLPYPAEHWLGIPYLKVVPTADVNITMAMALGVFALMIYYSIKVKGLGGFAKELALHPFNHWIMIPFNLLIEVVSLLAKPLSLGMRLFGNMFAGEVVFILIAAMLPWYLQWVGALPWAIFHILVILIQAFVFMMLTIVYMSMAHEDGDH
- the atpH gene encoding ATP synthase delta subunit, producing MSTMTTIARPYAKAAFDFAVEKNELDQWVQMLTFCSEVARNEDVAQLLDGAVAPEKLSEIFISICGEQLNEFGQNLIHVMAENGRLKVLPDVLDQYIFLKHEFEKMIDAEVISAVELTEQQKADISAKLEARLERKVKLNCSVDEALLAGVIIRAGDLVIDNSARGRLNRLSETLQS
- the cspV gene encoding cold shock protein, encoding MSKTTGIVKWFNEEKGFGFITQDNGGADVFVHFRAIATEGFKTLKEGQAVTFTVEQGQKGPQAADVTPA
- the atpI gene encoding ATP synthase protein I, whose protein sequence is MVVTLAKPGRLLAKRLLLIQLSVTTVMTIGMSIAVSASWGMSALVGGSIFIIANSVFSKCAFMFSGARAAKMVAAFFYLGEVLKILITIVLFSIVYVYTEVELVPLKLTYLLVLGSNIFAPVFFINNRK
- the ilvA gene encoding threonine dehydratase gives rise to the protein MTTPSNQTGAEYLRQILRAPIYEVATVTPLQGMPRLSERLNNHVQLKREDRQPVHSFKLRGAYNMVANLTEEQKQAGVIAASAGNHAQGMALSGTKLGIQTTIVMPKTTPDIKVEAVKGFGGRVILHGRNFDEAKAEAERLSELHGYTFVPPFDHPLVIAGQGTIGMEMLQQNGHLDYIFVPVGGGGLAAGVAVLIKQLMPEIKVIAVEPEDSACLKAALDAGEPVILDQVSMFADGVAVKRIGDETFRLCQKYLDGHITVSSDEICAAVKDIFEDTRAIAEPSGALALAGLKKFADKNQLNNKQLGAVLSGANTNFHGLRYVSERCELGEKREGLLAVTIPERQGAFFEFCNLIGGRAVTEFNYRYNDDKLANIFVGVRLQEGQEELDGIINDLQKGDYPVVDLSDNEMAKLHIRYMIGGKPFKPLKERLYSFEFPEYPGALVKFLSTLGTHWNISLFNYRNHGADYGRVLCGFELDDSDLVDFSKHLAELGYQWTDETTNPAYQFFLS
- the atpG gene encoding ATP synthase gamma subunit — encoded protein: MAGAKEIRNKIGSVKSTQKITKAMEMVAASKMRRSQESMAASRPYAETIRKVIGHLALGSLEYHHPYLEEREAKRVGYIIISSDRGLCGGLNINLFKKVMAEMKTWSEDGVEIDLAVIGSKATAFFNSYGGNVIAQNSGLGDKPSLEELIGTVGVMLKKYDEGQLDRLYVVSNKFINTMVQEPTIDQLLPLPKSEDEAMKRTHSWDYIYEPEPKPLLDALLIRYVESQVYQGVVENLACEHVARMIAMKAATDNAGDIIDELQLVYNKARQTAITQELSEIVSGASAV
- the atpE gene encoding ATP synthase c chain; translation: METVLSFSAIAVAIIVGLCAVGTAIGFAILGGKFLEGAARQPEMAPMLQVKMFIIAGLLDAVPMIGIVIALLFTFANPFVGQLAG
- the glmU gene encoding bifunctional protein GlmU yields the protein MNFSAVILAAGKGTRMYSNKPKVLHTLAGKPMAKHVIDTCEGLGAQNIHLVYGHGGDQMQAELSQENVHWVLQEKQLGTGHAVNQAAPEFADDEKVLVLYGDVPLISAETVENLLDAQPTGGIALLTVVLDNPMGYGRIIRRNGPVIAIVEQKDATEEQKLIKEINTGVMVATGGDLKRWLSALKNENAQGEYYLTDIIAAAHSEGRAVEAVHPVSPIEVEGVNDRAQLARLERAYQFAQATKLLEQGVMLRDPNRFDLRGSLQCGMDIEIDVNVIIEGNVTLGDNVMIGAGCVLKDCEIDDNTIIRPYSVIEGATVGEECTVGPFTRLRPGAELCNDAHVGNFVEVKNVRLGEGSKANHLTYLGDAEIGKRVNVGAGVITCNYDGANKFKTVIGDDVFVGSDCQLIAPVTIANGATVGAGSTVTKDVAENELYISRAKDRRIANWQRPTKNS
- the atpA gene encoding ATP synthase alpha subunit yields the protein MQLNSTEISDLIKQRIEKFNVVSEARNEGTIVSVSDGIIRIHGLADVMQGEMIELPGGRYALALNLERDSVGAVVMGPYANLQEGMKVTGTGRILEVPVGPEMLGRVVNTLGEPIDGKGPIDAKLTSPVEVIAPGVIDRKSVDQPVQTGYKSVDSMIPIGRGQRELIIGDRQTGKTAMAIDAIINQKNSGIFSVYVAIGQKASTIANVVRKLEEHGALANTIVVVASASESAALQYLAPYSGCAMGEYFRDRGEDALIVYDDLSKQAVAYRQISLLLKRPPGREAYPGDVFYLHSRLLERAARVSEAYVENFTNGEVKGKTGSLTALPIIETQAGDVSAFVPTNVISITDGQIFLQTELFTAGVRPAVDPGISVSRVGGAAQTKIIKKLSGGIRTALAQYRELAAFAQFSSDLDDATKKQLDHGEKVTELMKQKQYAPMSVFDQALVIFTAEKGYLNDVELSKLADFEEALLSYARGQFADLATEIDSSGAWNKEVEAQFVKLVEDFKATQTW